The segment AGTCTACAGGGGTCAGTTCCCAAATGAGTGATGATTGCAGTAAAGGTTCTTAAGTGGAGTGCAGACAGCAGAGCTGAAGATGAGAAATTCATGACAGAAATTCGCACAATGGGAAGAACTTACCATATAAATCTTGTTAGACTTTATGGTTTTTGCCATGATCAATACATGAGCGCACTTGTGTTCGCGTACTTGGAAAATTGATCCCTGGATCAGTACTTattcaaagatgaaaaagaaaacgaaTGGGAGAAGTTACTTGAAATCTCCATAGGGACAGCCAGGGGTTTAGCATATTTACATGAAGAATGTGGGCAAAGAATAATTCATTATGACATAAAGCCTGGAAATATTCTCCTGGATGGCAATTTCTTTCCTAAAGTGGGTGATTTCGGGCTTGCAAAACTTTGCAACAGAGACAGCACACATGTTACACTCACAAGATATAGAGGAACCCCCTGGCTATTCAGCACGAGAATTTTTGCTTATAAATCAcccaataatatataaatgtgataTTTATAGCTTTGGGATAATGTTGTTTGAGATAATCGGTAGGCGAAGAAATGCAATCGTTGGTTCTTCCCCTTCTGATGATATCCTTGATTGGTTTCCGAAACATGTTTGggaaaaatatgagaaagatGAACTGGCTACAATGACAGCAACTTGCGGGATTGAAGTGAAAGATCCAGAGAAAGCAGAGAGAATGAGTAAGGTGGCATTGTGGTGTGTTTAAGATTCACCGCCGGCAAGGCCACCACTGACACTGAGTGCAGTGGTCAAGATGTTGGAGGGAGGAGTGGAGGTTGTGCCACCTCCAAAGCCATCTCagtatttgttttctttcagTACGAATGGCTTAGCTTCAGCCAATAGAATCTGCAGAAGGTTCAAGTTATACAACGGAAGAAAGTCAGTCTCGGCGATACAAGGAGAACACTCCAATCATGGTCAAGTATGAAATACAGATCGCTAGTTCTGCATAATAACTAAGCCATTGGTGCAGGACAAAGCTGATCCTATTATTTTAAAGCtcttatttcataaaatatgtGCCATTGAAATGATAATTCTATAGAAGTTAAATCAATTCAGATAGATGACTTCTTTTCCTTATGAATCATGTGTGAGGAAAATCACATTGTTATaatcaaattagaatttatttgtttgttaacAGTCAATTCAACCATCATAGGTTGAATCTTGagaatttaatttgtaattgtaacTAGAGAAGTATACTGAGGTTTATGGTTAAAAGAAAAACGAACAagtaattattcaaaatttgagcATTGTATTTTTGGCTGAAAAGGGAACTTTTTGCTGCTCAAGCTCCATTTTGATTTACAGAGGAGGCAATTTTAAGATTCAGCTCAAGAAAAGGCTCAACTACCACCCTCTGAGAAGGCAAGTTTACAAATTGTATGGGAAATTTCCTGGAAGCTGATAGGCTATCCTACAAAAAAACCTTGTGTGTAAATTGACTCACTGAGAAATGAAATGCAAGCATTATTTTCCAGTACATCACTTTGTTCTCTAGGTTCTGACAATTAATCTCTCGCCATTCCTTCTAGCATAATCGATTTAAACCACTATTCTAActcattcattttaaaaaaatattacttaaaaagTTTTCAGATCGAGATAGGGTTTTGACCTGATTAATGTTCTGGTTCAGATCCTTCCCAGTCTGATCGGTTTGACCTGGTAGTATGATCCATTCTCTGTCGACCCAACAAttgcaaatttttcatattcccTATCAGAGTTTCAAAACCATGCTTAAAACTTACTTGGACCTTTCTTTATCAATGAATTTATCTTCAACTTTGATTTTTCTGTTTATCGTGTTGAAGTAAGATAAGTGATTGAAATGTTTAATCAGTGAATAAATTTCACTGAATCCTCTAACGAAACTTCCCCTCAGGTTTTTCTATTTAACAAGTCTTCAGCAGAATGAatagcaaataaataaataaaattgcagAGTCTGTTAGTGGGTCTCCCGTATATTAAGAGTCACACaagtagtaataataataataataataataataaaaggaaaaCGAAGAAGAAAAGTCATAGCGAGATGAAGAAGGAAAGTCAGGGGAAGAAAACAAAGAGGTCATTTAATGACTATAGAAAAAGAAGACACTACTTAATGGCTCCAGAAAACGAAGAGAATTGGAATAGCCGCCAAGTAAGTTTTGTCTATTAATCGAAGTCTTTTTACATTTTTGCGTAAGTTTGTGTTGTCTTGAAGCAAGCCAAGGCAAGTTCTTGGAGGAGTGTAGCAGAGCAGGTGTTCTGAAGAAAATCGTGAGAGAGATTGGGGTGAGTAACAAAATAGTTGAGGAAAGTATTTGGGGTTTAGGAAATACCTTGAGTGCCACTATTTTGCTGATATCTCTATTTTGTATTCCTCTAGTATTAACCTATCTTATTGTACCCTATATTTTGTTAGTGAAAGTTTTATTCGGAGTTTTCCCCTGGACATAAATGGGTGAACCACGTAAAATATTAATgtcatttttattcattatttttctgtaATAGTTTAATTTTGTGCAAAAGAAAAATCTCGCTGTGCGGCGCTTAATACCAACGGAGTTTTCTGCATCTTTTGTTTAGAAGCAAAGAGTTGTCAGGCAAAGTCAGGTATTCTCCAGGCACATAATGCcctttgtttgtttatttattttcttcttcttctgatcctgcacatttttatcttataacAGAAAAATAAGTGGTAGGCAAATTCATGGCTGGCGCCGCAACTTTGATAATCATCTGTAAGTTACTATGATATGAAATatgataagattttaatttatagcTCTGCTGACTGATATTAGTCATAAATTCTCACCATATATACTGCAGCCGTTGTTTTGAGCTCGGTTGGGCTTGCAATAATTGTTTTCATTGCTTATAAATGTGCAAAGAATTTCGGAGAAGTGCTTCTGCAAGATTTATCGACGGTGGCCATCACTCCTGAAACAAATAATTGGTTTTGGGTCAGTCTACAAGGGTCAGTTCCCAAATGGAGTGATGATTGCAGTAAAGGTTTTTAAGTGGAATGCAGACAGGAGAGCTGAAGATGAGCAATTCATGGCAGAAATCGCTACAATGGGAagaaccctaaaccctaaaccctagaaCTTACCATATAAATCTTGTTAGACTTGATGGTTTTTGCCATGATCAATGCATGAACGCACTTGTGTTCGAGTACCTGGAAAATGGATCCTTGGATCAGTACTTAttcaaagaggaaaaagaaatctAATGGGAGAAGTTACTTGAAATCGCATTAGGAACAGCCAGGGGTTTAGCATATTTACATGAAGAATGCCAGCAAAGAATAATTCATTACGAAATAAAGCCTGGAAATATTCTCCTGGATGGCAATTTCTTTCCTAGAGTGGGTGATTTCGGACTTGCAAAACTTTGCAACAGAGACAGCACACATGTTACACTCACAAGAAATGCAACTGTTGGTTCTACACCTTCTAATAACAGTCTTGATTGGTTTCCAAAACATGTTCGggaaaaatatgagaaagatGAATTGGGTGCAATGATATTAACTTGTGAGATTGAAGAGAAAGATCATGAGAAAGCAGAGAGAATGTGTAAGGTGGCGTTGTGGTGTGTTCAAGATTCACCAGCTGCAGGGCAACAAATGAGTGCAGTGGTCAAGATGTTGCAGGCAGGAATGGAGGTTGGGCCACCTCCGAAGCCATTTCAGTGTTTGTTTTCAGTAAGAATGGGTCAGCTTCAGCCAATAGAAACTGCAGAAGGTTCAAGTTTTACAACAAGTGAAGAAAGTCAGTCTCGGTGTTACAAGGAGACCACTCCAATCATGGCCAAGGATGAAATACAGATGGCTAGTTCTGCATAATAACTAAGCCATTGATGCCCCAAAAGGACTAAGGTGATCCCATTATTTTAAAGCTCTTATCTCTTGAAAGATGAGTTGTTCAATTGATAAATCTTTTGAAGttatatcaatttattgttttcctTATGTTTCATCTGTATGACAAGtcatattattataatcaaattaaaatttatctatattttttttaactgttttcattttatttttgatgaaaataCTATTACAATATCTAAAAAAGCGATTGCAAATGTAACAACTGAATTGTTTAGATAAAAACTCTCTTCGAAAAACTTGGTATTGTATATAGTCTAATTCCTACTCTTTAGTGTGACAATAATTTGTTAAtgatttattcttaaattttgatATCCAGATACATTTTTGTGGTCTTGGATTGTAAGATGTGtttgaaattaatttcaatGGTTGTTATATGTCATTCTCAATGAAGGGACTTCCTGGCAGCTTCCATAGCATTTTCAAAATTGCTTGAATTTGTTGGAAACTTCATCCTCTTTTCCTGGGTGTTTAAGATTTGTCTATATTCCTTCTTGCGTAATCCGTCCAAACCATTGTTCAAGCTCACtcattacaaaaatattactttgaaaGAAACGTTTGCAGACCCAAACTGGGCCTTGACCCGGTCAATGCTTCGGTTGAGGTCTTTTCTGATCTGCTGGGTCGAAAGCATGATTTATATAATCCACCTTTCTTTATCAATGAACTTATTTTCAACTTTGATTTTTCTGTTTATAGCATAGAGTCAAAGTAACTGGCTGGAATACATTTTTCGGtgaaaaaatttcaatgaaTCCTCCGACAAAACGTCCCCCTCAGGTTTTTTCTATTTAACAGTCCTTTAGCAGAAAGGAAAAACGAAAAACAAGAAAGATAAAATTGCATGCCTCTTTTGTTCAGAAGCAAAGAGTTCTCAGACAGAGTCAGGTATTCTCCAATGAGACTAAATTGTTAAGGCACATGATGCCCTtcgtttgtttttttattttcttcatcttctgatGATCTTGAACTTTTTTATCTGATAACAGATCCTTAAAAGCCATAGACACATCTACACCTGATCCGAATATAGACAAATTCATCAATAGCGCATGGATTTGGCAATGACAACAAGTAAGTTAGTATGATATGAAATTGATAAAACCCCAggtttttatttgaaaaaaaaaatgtattttattgctttttttcttaaatagCCAAAAATtcaggatattaattaaaataatcatattttttgcattttatatgcatttagtcacattttttttattttatatatatatatatttatttatattaaaaattgtaatccttaattaataatcaactataaaaatctaataaacaaaataaataattaatttttttttaatattcctactataattaaaataaatcaaattaggaTACAACCATTTAAATCTCTAAAATAAATGAATCTTAATTGTACCTATTTCTTTAAAACAACCTTATTCTCAAGACTAGATAATAATGAATTCTGAAAAATTGCTTTTAAGTTAACCCAATTAGGTTTCGGGTTAGGTCTAATGattgtattttgttttagttATAAAAGGTTTGGACTTGGTTGGTATGGTTTTAGTGGTAAATAGAGATGGATACCAACTAAAccgaattcaaatatttttttgctCAGGTTtgactcaaatgaaaaatattctGATTCGAGtttatcaaaccaaaattaaaggtggcttaagtttgacttaattttatagtttgaatcaatTATTCGAATTTATGATtcgatttaactcaaatttatagatCGAATTGATAGTTTAAGTTCCAAGAAATTTCAATGGTTGTTATGTGTCAGTCTCGATGAGGGACTTCCTGGTAGCTTCCATGGCATTTAACTCATAAATGCTTGAATTTGTTCGAAACTTCATCCTTTTTCCCTCTGTGTTTAATATTTTCCCAAAGAAAAGAACATAAAAGAGGCATAATTTTCAGAGCTCTGGACTGTTTTGTTTAGAAACAAGGAGTTTCTGCAGATAAGAGTTGTATTGTCAAATGAACTCGCTGCAGACCACTCCAATCATGGCAAAATATGAAATACAGATGGCTAGTTCTGTATAATATTAAGCCAGGAGTGCCCAAAATGATTATCTTGTAATATAACAAGTTTAATGAAAACCCTACTATGAAATTCGGAAAATAAATAGCAATGAATCAACTCAAAACAGAACAAGAACACCAAGGTTAATAGTGGAAAATTCAAATAGAGAAAAACCAGATACAATAGATGGAAAATTTTCACTAAATCTGATGATGATTACAgggagaagaagagagaccaattttttttttttgaacataAAAATTAGGGAAAAACCCTAATTGTAAAAAGTTCTTATAATACTATAGacattatattttcatattagtGCTACAGTATTCATTAAAGTTTATACCACATTTCCCCCACATCCCAGAAGAGATTTACGGTGATAGTGGAGGTCATCGGACAATCCATATTTTGAATCTTCACTTCAAGTATTTGATtagcttaatttaaaattcGGGTTACCATCatacaacaaattataaaaaatgttagattATTTGGATTCTTATTGAGTCAGATAGAGGTATTTTTGGGTTCAGACCCTGATTTGATACTGAGAAGATTTCAAAAGTAGGTTCACACCTGATTTTATTCTAAGAAAATGCAACATTCCTTAAATGCTTGACCAATAATTAATCACTTGACTTCATCCTTAACAAATGCAAGTAAAAAGCATGAATGAGGCAAAAGTTTTCAGCTTTCTAGCTCTGAAAACTTCTGCTTCAGTGTCTTTGGTCCAGGTTTTAACAGCAAACCTTGTCAGGTGCCAAGTAGAGGTGAGCATTTTCATTTGATTGTGGTCTTCACTCTTGAGTcttgtttgaattttatttcaatgaTTCCATTTTTATATCTCATTCCCAATTAAGGTTCTTGGTAGTTTCAGTCTTACTAAAATtgcaaattcttcaaatttcttcCAGACTTCATCTTTtgtgaagattttttttttttcctatttaacGGGATTTCAGGAAATTGAAGAACATAAGGATATTCTGGGTTATTTTCATTCTGTGTTATTCTTATTCTGATCTTCAACATGTGTAATTCTTAACAGATTTTAAATAGAAATGTCATCATTTCCGAGTCCACCACCCAGCTCAAATAATGAAGCTGCGACAGCTGCGTGTAAGTTTTCTTCCATTTCATTATGCTAtggaatgaaataaataataaatgtattATGGGATGAGATCAGCAGTAGCTTCCTTTGAATTCTCACTAATTGCAATTATACATATTAACTGCAGCCGTCATAGTGAGCTTAGTAGTGCTTGCAATAATTGGTGTTATCTCTTACAAATGTGCAAAGAAAACAAGGAGAGCGATTGTTCAGGATTTGCGAACAGCTGTTGCTGCATCAAACAACACGCCCCAACACCATGTGATTCCTGTTTGGGTGGTTACTGCTCCCGCCATGGAGAATTTCCTCCAGGAAATGGCAAAGGAGAAGCCTGTCAGATTCACCGCACAGCAGCTATTTTCTTTCACAAATAATTACTCAACTAGATTGGGTTCTGGAGGTTTTGGGTCAGTCTACAAGGGTCAGTTCCCAAATGGAGTGATGATTGCAGTAAAGGTTCTTAAGTGGAGTGCAGACAGAAGAGCTGAAGATGAGCAATTCATGGCAGAAATCCGCACAATAGGAAGAACTTACCATATAAATCTTGTTAGACTTTATGGTTTTTGCCATGATCAATACATGAGCGCACTTGTGTACGAGTACCTGGAAAATGGATCCCTGGATCAGTACTTattcaaagatgaaaaagaaatcgAATGGGAGAAGTTACTTGAAATCGCCATAGGGACAGCCAGGGGTTTAGCATATTTACATGAAGAATGCGGGCAAAGAATAATTCATTATGACATAAAGCCTGGAAATATTCTCCTGGACAGAAACTTCGTTCCAAAATTGGGTGATTTCGGACTTGCAAAACTTTGCAACAGAGACAGCACACATGTAACACTTACAGGATATAGGGGAACCCCTGGCTATTCAGCACCAGAATTTCTGTTAAAGAATCACCCAATAACATATAAATGTGATGTTTATAGCTTTGGGATGGTGTTGTTTGAGATAATCGGTAGGCGAAAAAATGCAATTGTTGGTTCTTCCGCTTCTGATGATAGCCTTAATTGGTTTCCGAAACATGTTTGggaaaaatatgagaaagatGAACTGGCTACAATGACAGCAGCTCGTGGGATTGAAGAGAAAGACCAAGAGAAAGCAGAGAGAATGAGTAAGGTGGCATTGTGGTGTGTTCAAGATTCACCACCGGCAAGGCCACCAATGAGTGCAGTGGTCAAGATGTTGGAGGGAGAAGTGGAGGTTGTGCCACCTCCAAAGCCATTTCAGTATTTGTTTTCAGTAGGAATGGCTCAACTTCAGCCAATAGAATCCGCAGAAGATTCAAGTTATACGACAACGGAAGAAAGTCAGTCTCGGTGGTACAAGGAGAACACTCCAATCATGGCCAAGTATGAAATACAGATGGCTAGTTCTGCATAATAACTAAGCCATTGGTGCAGGACAAAGCTGATCCTATTATTTTAAAGctcttatttaagaaaaaaatgtgttATTGAAATGATAATTCTGTTGAGGCTAAATCAATTTAGATAACTTGTTTTCGGTTATTCCCATTGAAAGTTATTCTTATTCTGATCTTCAACACTTGTAATTTTTAACAGATTTTAACTAGAAATGGCATCATATCTCAGTCCACCACCTAGCTCAGATGATGAAATTGAGGAAGGCATGTGTAGATTTTCTTACATTTCTTTATGCTATGGAAAATAAATGTATTATGGGACGAGATCAACTGTGGCTTCCTTTGAATTCTCACAATTTGAAATTATACATATGAAATGCAGCCGTCCTGCTGAGCTTGGCAGTGCTTACATTAATTGgtattttctcttaaaaatgtgctaagaaagcaaagaaagtgATTGTTCAACGTTTGCGAGCAGTTGCTTCTCATCAAACTGCACACCCCAACATGTGGTTCCAGTTTGGGAGGTTACTGCTCCCACCATGGAGAATTTCCTCCAGGAAATGGCAAAGGAGAAGCCTGTCAGATTCACCACACAGCAGCTATTTTCTTTCACAAATAATTACTCGACTAGGTTGGGTCCTGGAGGTTTTGGGTCAGTCTACAAGGGTCAGTTTCCAAATGGAGTGATGATTTCTGTAAAGTTTCCTAAGTGGAGTGTAGACAGAAGGGCTGAAGATGAGCAATTCATGGCAAAAACTGGTACAATTGGAAGAACTTACCATATAAATCTTGATAGACTTTACGGTTTTTGCCATGACCAATATATGAGTGCACTTGTGTACGAGTTCCTTGAAAATGGATCGCTAGATCAGTACTTAttcaaagaggaaaaagaaattgaatggGAGAAGTTACACGAAATCGCCATAGGGACAGCGAGGGGTTTAGCATATTTACATGAAGAATGTCCGCAAAGAATAATTCATTATGACATAAAGCCTGGAAATATTCTCCTGGACGAAAATTTCTTTCCTAACAGAGACAGCACACATGCTACACTCACAGGATATAGAGGAACCCCTGGCTATTCAGCACCAGAATTTTCGTTAATAAATCACCCAATAACACATAAATgcgatgtttatagttttgggaTGGTGTTGTTTGAGATAATTGGTAGGCAAAGAAATGCAATTGTTGGTTCTGCACCTTGTAATGACAGTCTTGATTGGTTTCCAAAACATGTCtgggaaaaaaatgagaaagatGAATTGGGTGCAATGATAGTAACTTGTGGGATTGAAGAGAAAGATCAAGAGAAAGCAGAGAGAATGTGTAAGGTGGCATTGTGGTGTAGCGTATAGTCTTCCTCTGGCCTCGTTGTCTCTATCGATCTCACAAGTCTCTCTGGTATAGGCAAGGGCTCATCTGTGAATGAATCCATTTAGAGGGTTGCGCTAGGGCTTCTCTCCTTTAGCCATGGCTGCGCTCCTTGTCTTTGCTGATTCCTTCGTGTTGATCCCTCTTCTTTTCATtcgtttttattttctgtttcaaTATGGcctctgtttttttttatgaaataaatgcCTGTTCTATTGTCCAACAAAAACCTAATGCCACCCCTGGTAGTTCCGGCGGAGCTTACCACGGCCGTTATGGCTCTCGCGAAGCACGAGGATTTTGATTAACACGCTATTGGCTGCCGACAAAGAGCTGAGTGATCGCCTAGTACAACTGGTGGTGGACTCTAGAAAGGTGCTCCATAGCAGGATGCTGGCTTCAGGGGCGGAGTCTCTGTTGGCTGATGCGGGAAGGGAAGGCTCTCTGCTGAGCAGGCGTCCCAgtgtcaaaacaaaatatataatatggagTGTTCAAGATTCACCACCAGCAGGGCCACCAATGAGTGTAGTGGTCAAGATGTTGGAGGGAGGAGTGGAGGTTGGGCCACCCCCGAAGCCATTTCAGTATTTGTTTTCAGTAGGAATGGCTCAGCTTCAGCCAATAGAAACTGCAGAAGTTTCAAGTTATACAAGTAGTGAAGAAAGCCAGTCTCAGTATTACAAGGAGAACACTCCAATCATGGCCAAGTATGAATTGCAGATGACTAGTTCTGCATAATAACTAAGCCATTGATGCCCCAAAAGGACAAAGCTGATCCTGTTATTTTGAAGTTCTTATTTCTTGAAATATGAGTGGTTCGATAGATAATTCCATTGAAGTTAAATCATTTAGATGTAAGGCAAAACATATtgttataatcaaaattagaatttatatGTACTTTTTTAACAGTTGTTCCCAAAAACTGAATCTATTAGAttggtttttaaattttcagatttaattcaatttggatCATTTTGTTCATAGGTTCTGCCTGTATAAGTTGAATCTTAAACTACCCTAGTTCAACTAGTAGCCATATTGGAATTTGTAAAAGCTTCGAATTAGCAAATTATGAATATTGTGTGCACACTCTATGCATTATGTGATCAGATTCTGCAATGAGTCCTTTTACTTTAATGTTTTTTGTCGTTTTGGGAGTTTATTCCTTGTTGTCTGTGCAGGGTATTTAAACCTTCCTTCTTCTTCGATTTGTTTGAACTGCGATTATTATGTTTTTGAGCTGAATCTTGTGCTGGtttccatttttaaaaaaaagataagaatgAGTTGTTCTGGAACTGTTTAAAGACATAATCTGCAGAGATTTTGTCTGTTCTGAGTAGAAAAACAGAATTTCTGCAAATAAAAGTTGAGTATTTTCAAGTGAAGACAGTCATTCACACTGGTACAAGGAGACCACTCCAATCGTGGCCAAAAATGAAATCCATATGGCTAGTTATGTATGATAACTAAGCCAGTAGTGCCCAACATAACAGAGTTCATTGTATtatggaaaaaccctaattGTAAAAAAAGtctttatgattttgtaatccATTATAATCAATAACTAATGAACTAATATATTCAGAAATGTTCATATCATTTTACCTCCTTATCCAAAAAGAGATTTGTCGTCATAGTAGAGATATTGAGTCAAATCCATATTTTGAATCTTCAGTCAGCTCAATTTAAAATTCGGGGCACAATTTTACAGCAAAGTATATAAAAAAGTgtgactattattttttttttttctagttgaCTCAGATAGAATCATCTTTGGGTTCACACCCtaatttaatactaaaatgatTCCAAAATTAGAATGATGGATGACCTACACAGGACAATAGTGACGCTACTTCCGTGCATGGTTTGCatcaaaaaaaatctttgaataatGTAGTTGAGGTTTTGACTTCTCTTCATAATAGTCATCGGGTTCTTGATTATGAAAGCTAGTCGAAATTTCTTCAGTCAATCCTGACAGCCTGCacagaattttcaaaatattttcacgCGGTTGCTTGACCAATAATTAATCACTTGACTTCATCcttaacaaatacaaataaaataacatgatCAGGCAAAACTTTTCGGAGCTCTGAAAACTTCTGCTGCAGTGCCTTTTATTCAGGCTGACTCAGGTTTTGGTAGAGGTGAGCACTTTCATTTATCCTCTTTACCTCTTactgtcatttttttttcatttcgaTTTAACAAGACTTCAGGAAACTGGAGAGCAGAAAAAAGGATTATTTGCAAGAGGTTTTTGCGTCTTTGATTTGTTTAGAAGCAAGGATTTTCTGGGTTATATTCATTCTGTGTTATTCTTTTTCTgactttcaaaatttataatttttaacaggTTTTTACTAGAAATGGCTTCATTTTTCAATCCACCTCCCCCAGATACGCCAGATTTCGATGAATCTCTGAAAAATGCCAACAAAACCTTCAGTACTTGGGCAATCATCTGtaatttttcttccatttcagTATGCTAtggaatgatataaataatatatgttgaTGGGATGATATCAGCAGTAGCTTTGTCTGAATTCTCACAATTTGAAATTACATCTATGAACTGCAGCCGTCGTATTGAGCTTGGCAGTGCTTGCAGTAATTGGTTTTATCTCTTACAAATGTGCAAAGAGAGCAAGGAAAGTGATTGTTCAGGATTTACAAACAGTTGCGGCTGCATCAAACAACACGCCCCAACAACATGTGATTCCAGTTTGGGAGGTTACTGGTCCAACAATGGAGAATTTCCTCCAGGAAATGGCAAAGGAGAAGCCTGTCAGATTCTCCGCACAGCAGCTATTTTCTTTCACAAATAATTACTCTAACAGGTTGGGTTCCGGAGGTTTTGGGGCTGTCTACAAGGGTCAGTTTCCTAATGGAGTGATGATTGCAGTAAAGGTTCTTAAGTGGAGTGCAGACA is part of the Mangifera indica cultivar Alphonso chromosome 13, CATAS_Mindica_2.1, whole genome shotgun sequence genome and harbors:
- the LOC123194535 gene encoding rust resistance kinase Lr10-like, whose translation is MSSFPSPPPSSNNEAATAASVIVSLVVLAIIGVISYKCAKKTRRAIVQDLRTAVAASNNTPQHHVIPVWVVTAPAMENFLQEMAKEKPVRFTAQQLFSFTNNYSTRLGSGGFGSVYKGQFPNGVMIAVKVLKWSADRRAEDEQFMAEIRTIGRTYHINLVRLYGFCHDQYMSALVYEYLENGSLDQYLFKDEKEIEWEKLLEIAIGTARGLAYLHEECGQRIIHYDIKPGNILLDRNFVPKLGDFGLAKLCNRDSTHVTLTGYRGTPGYSAPEFLLKNHPITYKCDVYSFGMVLFEIIGRRKNAIVGSSASDDSLNWFPKHVWEKYEKDELATMTAARGIEEKDQEKAERMSKVALWCVQDSPPARPPMSAVVKMLEGEVEVVPPPKPFQYLFSVGMAQLQPIESAEDSSYTTTEESQSRWYKENTPIMAKYEIQMASSA
- the LOC123194537 gene encoding rust resistance kinase Lr10-like, whose protein sequence is MENFLQEMAKEKPVRFTTQQLFSFTNNYSTRLGPGGFGSVYKGQFPNGVMISVKFPKWSVDRRAEDEQFMAKTGTIGRTYHINLDRLYGFCHDQYMSALVYEFLENGSLDQYLFKEEKEIEWEKLHEIAIGTARGLAYLHEECPQRIIHYDIKPGNILLDENFFPNRDSTHATLTGYRGTPGYSAPEFSLINHPITHKCDVYSFGMVLFEIIGRQRNAIVGSAPCNDSLDWFPKHVWEKNEKDELGAMIVTCGIEEKDQEKAERMCKVALWCSV